The segment TCCCCAGGAAGTAACGTTTCAGTGGAGACCTGACATAGGAAAAGCCGCCGATCCTGGGAGGAGCCTGAGAGAGTGCTATAAGCCAAAAGTTCAAGGCTCTGAGGCCAGATTGAGCTCTCAGTGttgaaaagacaggaaaggagCTCAGACGGGAACGGAGTGATCAAAAGGGATGGTGGCTCCAGATGAAATTGGAGAGATGGGCTGAAGCCAACTCATGTAGGACCTTACAGGCTAGGGTAAGAAGAtgagattttattctaaatgcaacCAAGAAGCTCTTAGGGAGTTCTAAAGCGGGAAAGGGATATCATCTCATTTACATGTTTAAAGGATTACTCAGGCTGCTGTGTAGTGGACAGATGATGCTGGGACAGGAGTGGAAGTAAGGAGAGCAGCCAGGAGGCTGTGGTGGCCATCCAGGCCAGCAGAGTGGCAGCTTAGTCCAGGATGGTGGCATTGGGGACACGGAGACTCTCATATCTCAGTGGGCAGGTCTTCCCCCTGCCCAGACTTCCCCTCTGGAACTCCAACTTCATAAAGCCCCTGCCTACCTGATGTCTCCACCTGGATGTTGAATGCCCATCTCAAATTTTGCCCCAACTTGGGCTCTTGAACTGCCACCTGCGAGCCTGCTGTTCCGCAACTCCATTCTTCCTAGAGTCATCCTCAactcctctcttgtctccctgCCTAAATTCAATCTTGAATAAATCTTGCTGGCTCCATCTTCAAAACGTATTGGGAATTTAACCACTTCTCATCATCTCCTCTGCTGGTACCCAAATCTCAACCACCATCACTATCACTTGGGTCATTACCATAGCCTCCTGATGGTCTCCCTCATTCTGCCTTTGCTTTCCATATCCAGTACGCTcctgttaaaatgaaaatcagacgGTAACTTTCTTCTCTTCCGCTCAGTTCTCCAGTGGCTTTCCATCTCAGAATTCAACTACTTTGTCCCTCTCTGACTCTATCTCCTTCTACTCTCCCACTTGCTCGATCCACTCCAGACATAATAGCCTCCTTGCTGTACTTATTGAATATTACCAACAGAGCTCTGCctaggacctttgcacatgctcttccTTCTATCTGACTCTTCTGCCTTCACTTCATTCTAGTCTCTGTTCAAATATAATCAGcccagagaggccttccctgaccactccaTACAATAAAACAATCTTCATCACTTTTCTTCCTTGCCTTGCTTCATTTTTTCCATAGAACTTAAAACTTCCTGACGTCACATATTTCTTGCTTATTTGTTTACTGTCGGTCTCCCTACCCCACAATGTAAGCACCATGAGAGCAGTCATGGTTTTATTCGTTGTTGTGCCCCCCAATACCTAAATCAGTAGCTGGCACATAGTGGATGTTCCATAATATGTACTGAATGAACACATGAAGGTGGTGTTATGGAGTGAAGGGACGTGAGCACTTCAGGAAAAGGACCTTGAACACTACTACAAGTGGCAGAGACGTGAAGAAAGCAGGATTTCAAAAGAGcctgggaaaggagggaagggagggcttCCCAGGGTTCAAGGAGTCAGTTAAGACAGCTTCCAGAAGTTAGTGGAAAAGGCACAAAGATTACTCTAGCTACATCTGTAGGCTCTGGGACTACAGGGGTCTGGCCCTGTAGGGGTATCTGGTCCAAGGGAAACCCCTAGCCAGCATGCTGATAGGAGGATGTGGACAAGATATTTAAGAAGCGGCCAAGAGgcactctgggggtgggggtactcCAGGGCTTGTGAAGGAGCCAGAGATCCCATGAGGTGGTTACCTCCTCCTTCTATTCCCAGTCTCTCCAGTGGGCCTGCTGGGAAGAAAGGCAGCTAAGACCTCTACGGAAGCTGAGCTGTGACACCGGGCTCAGTGCCCCAGCCAACAGCTGGGGAGCCCGCAGGGAGCACACAGTCCAGTTGGTGCCAGCGACAGAAGTAAGCTGTCTCGCGAATATAGCCTTGCATCTTTGCAAGGGCCTCCACGTCTTTGGTCTTTTTGGAttctcaccaccaccacaaacACTGGAAGAAATCGCTATTATTATCCCCCAATTTAggaagtggggaaactgaggcttggaaggCATGGTGACTTCTGCAAAATCATAAAGGAAGCTGTGGCATCTGGACTGGAACCCGGGTCATTGGTCTGCAAACTCAGCTCTCAAAGATTCCACTCTGAAGTGGGGTTCTCAGGCTGAGTCTGGCGTTCCAGGCCTTTATGCAACGAACCTTCACTGGTGCAGCGCTGCGCGTGAGGAAGCAAAACCGGAGCAGTTTTCTTCCCAGCTGAAGACACACCTTGACTGGACCCTTACTGGACCCTCACTGGAAATTCCAGCTGCGGAAACACGCAGGTCGAATTAGGCAGTtcacttccctccctccaggcTAGGGCAGCACCTGTGCTTGAAGAGATTGGCGAGAAGCCTTAGCAGCGATCCTCCTCTTCTGCATAGATGAGGCTGGAGGAGAGCATCCGGGAAAGGTGGCCTGGGCCCACGGCCCTCTGAGCGACCCCTGGGGTAGGAACTGGCCGAGCGACACGACCGCCACGTCCAGTCTGCCTCAAGTTCGCCCACTTAGACTCTATAATTCTCGTTGCGGGTTGCCCTGCCTCTGACTCTCTAGCTTTCTGCTATTTCTGGGCTATATCCCTCACTGCCTCACTATCTCAGCTCTGAATGTGTCTCTGAGCCATCGCCTTGTGTCTTTCTCTCCAAATCTCTCCCGATCTGTTTTCTACTCCTACCCGGCACCTAGGTCCCCCACAAAGCAGAGGACAGAAGGGGGCCCAAAGTCAGCTTGGATTTGATTGCGCGCGGCCAGCATTTCCCGAGGACACAGTAGGAGTCCAGTGCCGGAGAGGTTCGGAGCGAGTGTGCCCGACAGCCAAGTGCAGCCGCGTCGGGCTGCccgcctctgcctccctccctgctgggaGGGGCCgaagcgcgcgcgcgcgcgagcgagGGTCGAGGGGTAGGGGGCTGGCCAGTCTCTTGCCCCAGCGGCCACCCCGGGGATCCCaagctcctcccccaccctgtttCTATTGGCCTcgggcgcccccgcccccagccgccCGCTGAAGCTCTGGGGCCCTTAAGCTACTACCGGATAAATAGCCCCGGGCGCCTGGCGTGAAGCTAGGGGTGGGGAAGCCCCCGGGCGCTGCCGCCGCTCTCCTCACCGCCTGTTAGACCGGACAGGACTAGGCAGAGGGGGAAAGTCGCCCGTACATTCAGACCCCAACTACTTTACCACCTTACGGCCAGGACTGCGGAGAGGCAGAAAGTTTCGGGCAACCCCTACCGAAGCCAGGACTGCGCCACCCCCTGCCGGGATATGGAGCTGCTGTCGCCGCCGCTCCGGGACGTAGATTTGACTGGCCCCGACGGCTCCCTCTGCAACTTTGCCTCCGCGGACGATTTCTATGATGACCCGTGTTTCGACTCTCCGGACCTGCGCTTCTTCGAAGACCTGGATCCGCGCCTCGTGCACGTGGGCGCGCTCCTGAAGCCCGAGGAACATTCGCACTTCCCTGCGGCCGTGCACCCGACCCCGGGCGCGCGCGAGGACGAGCATGTGCGCGCGCCCAGCGGGCACCACCAGGCTGGCCGCTGTCTATTGTGGGCCTGCAAAGCGTGCAAGCGCAAGACCACTAACGCCGACCGCCGCAAGGCCGCCACCATGCGCGAGCGGCGCCGCCTGAGCAAAGTCAACGAGGCTTTCGAGACGCTGAAGCGCTGCACGTCCAGCAACCCAAACCAGCGGCTGCCCAAGGTGGAGATCCTGCGCAACGCGATTCGCTACATCGAAGGCCTGCAGGCGCTGCTGCGCGACCAGGACGCCGCGCCCCCTGGCGCCGCCGCGGCCTTTTACGCGCCTGGCCCGCTGCCCCCAGGCCGTGGCGGCGAACACTACAGCGGCGACTCGGACGCGTCCAGCCCGCGCTCCAACTGTTCCGACGGCATGGTAAGGCCGGGACCCCCAGCTCGAGAAGTGAGGGCAGCCCTTTGTATATCTGGGACGTGTTTCCGAAAGCGGGGAGCTGGTCCTCCAGAGGGAGGGTTGGGCTGGGAACCTTGCTGGGAGTGGACCCCGGTGGCCTGAGCAGCTGTCACTGGGGTGGCCTGGTGCCTTGGGGGCGCACGGGACAAATGCGATCCACCCGATTAGGGGCTCTGTTAGAACTCTGCTGCAGCGGCATGAAGATCTGCGTTTCTCCACTTATCCCTATTTACAAAATGCAGATTTGTGCTCCTAGGTGACTGTCCATCCTCTGGTTGGCTGGGCAGGCTGCAGACAGCTCCTGTCCGCCCCTATCCCCCAGTCAGGGCCCAGAACTCGTGGCTGAGGCTTAGGGATTTGGGGCGGGGTGGCTACAGGGAGTGATGCTCTGGCCCCATGCGGTCCCGAGACTGACTCGGTCGCCCTTGCCCTTTGCAGATGGACTACAGCGGCCCCCCGAGCGGTGCCCGGCGGCGGAACTGCTACGACAGCACCTACTACAGCGAGGCGCCCAGCGGTGCGTATTCGCGCCTCCTTCCGCGTTATCCCCTTTGGGCTGCCCTGGCTTCCCTCTACCCaggacccccctccccacccccaattctgGGAGACGGTACAGGGAATGGAATAACTAAGGGCGCAGCTCCCTTTACGCTCCGCACTCTCACTGGGTCCTTGCGGACTACGCTGGGTCCTCGCGGATTCCGGCATGCCCTCAGTTTCCTGTCTGCCCCAAAGCACTGAATCCATACGTGGAGACTTGGCCGCGGCTCAACTGCTTACTAACCTACCTACCCCTCCTCGCGCAGAACCCAGGCCCGGGAAGAGTGCTGCGGTGTCGAGCCTCGACTGCCTGTCAAGCATCGTGGAGCGCATCTCCACCGAGAGCCCCACGGCGCCCTCCCTTCTGCTGGCGGATGCGCCGCCGGAGTCGTCTCCGGGCCCACAAGAGGCGGCGGCCCAGAGCGAGGTCGAGCGCGgcgcccccaccccttccccggACGCCGCCCCGCAGTGCCCAGCGGGCGCAAACCCCAACCCCATCTACCAGGTGCTCTGAGGAGGTGGGCGGCCGCATGGGAGGGCTCCGCTGCCCACGCGCCGGAGGGATAGTGCCCCTAGGGTCCCTCGGGCCCAAAAGATTGAGCTTAAATGCCAACGCCCGTTCCCAATTTCGCTTTAAAAGCGACCCCTCTCCCGAATTGGGAGAGGCGGGAGAACTGATGTGTGTTTCCGCCTCCCGCACTCCAGAGTAAGGACACAGTCCTTTTTCCCCACGCAACACCCTTCCCTGAGACCTGCTGCAATGGCCTTTCGGAGTTCTCCTGAGGCCAGAGCTGATCCTTGAGGGGCCAgacccttcctcttccttttccccttccctacGCGGGGTGGAACCCGCGCAGGTCTAAGCCCCGCCTCCGGACGCTCCTGTTGTTTGAGGGGGCGTGGCCTCTCTTTCCCAGAGCCCTGCCGACTTTGTTGTTCCCCTGCGCCGTCTGGGTGCGCTCGCGTTCTGCGTCTAACAAGTGTTAACAGTAACcactccacctcctcccccatttCAGGACCACTTTTTGTAACACTTTTGTAATCTATTCCTGTAAATAAGAGTTGCTTTGCCAGAGCAAGAGCCCCTAGGGCTGTATTTATCTCTGAAGCATGGTGTGCGGTGCTACAGGGAATTTGTACGTTTATACCACAAGTGGGCGAGCCGCGGGCGCTCGCTCAGGTGTTCGAAATAAAGACGCTAATTTATACCGCGGTGGCTCCGGCTCTCCCTGGGGACGGGGGCAAGATTTTTTTTGGCTGGGAGGAAAACCTGCAGACTTGGGTCAGCTGTACCGCAGCGACCCCTGTAGGCGGAAGACGGATTGCAAGAAAGGAACCTGGGGCGGGGCTAGGAAGGGAGGGGTGAGTTTGGCTCCTATACTTGGGGATGGTTCCTTTGATCCATCATCTCATGCAGGTCAGTGGTTCTGCGGTCAGGATGCATTTTAGGCTGATTTGagtagtgggggaaaaaaagatacatgtcGGGCCTCattctccagagattctgatttaacatATCTGCCCCTGATATCCTGGGCCAggtattgttatttttcaaaagctgCCCAAGTGATTCTAAACTGCATGCAAGGTTGAGAATCACGCCTTTCCATACGCAGAGTGAACCCAGGTGTGGTGTCCAGAAGGATCACTGGAAATTCGTAGCTCTAGGTGCCACTCGGAAGCCTCATGGGTGCAGAGAATGTCATGAGGTGTTCACAGCATTCTGAGGAGAAACGAGGTAAGTGTGAAGGGGCCATGTAAGCTGTATGGCACTTACAGGCGCTTAGTGATAGGAGTAATCTTAAGACACAGATGTCTCTACTCAGCCAGTAACCCAGCACTTAGAGCATCCTGGTCCTGTCAGATTTCTTAAGAAGAGGCCTGAGGAGACAGGGGCAGTGCAAACCTGCACCATCGCAGGTGGCTATAGATGctctgagagcagaggaggggccatTGATTTAGCCAAGGTGgaaggagggcttcctgaaggaggtgcCATTTGAACTGTGTcttgagaaacaagaaaagacaacCCAATGCCCATAGACccatacgcacacacacagctGGAAGGGCACCCCTGGAAGGATGGTAG is part of the Felis catus isolate Fca126 chromosome D1, F.catus_Fca126_mat1.0, whole genome shotgun sequence genome and harbors:
- the MYOD1 gene encoding myoblast determination protein 1 — protein: MELLSPPLRDVDLTGPDGSLCNFASADDFYDDPCFDSPDLRFFEDLDPRLVHVGALLKPEEHSHFPAAVHPTPGAREDEHVRAPSGHHQAGRCLLWACKACKRKTTNADRRKAATMRERRRLSKVNEAFETLKRCTSSNPNQRLPKVEILRNAIRYIEGLQALLRDQDAAPPGAAAAFYAPGPLPPGRGGEHYSGDSDASSPRSNCSDGMMDYSGPPSGARRRNCYDSTYYSEAPSEPRPGKSAAVSSLDCLSSIVERISTESPTAPSLLLADAPPESSPGPQEAAAQSEVERGAPTPSPDAAPQCPAGANPNPIYQVL